One window from the genome of Nicotiana tomentosiformis chromosome 5, ASM39032v3, whole genome shotgun sequence encodes:
- the LOC104113937 gene encoding UDP-glycosyltransferase 75C1-like, with product MAKLKDNCHVLLVTFPSQGQINPSLQFAKRLIKLGVNVTFSTSLSALNCISNNLPSVEGLTLAPFSDGYDNGYPNVGKSLDEYREFYASFIALGSEFVSEIFTDRAKEGRPFSRIIYTAVLSWVGIVARRLNAPATLLWIQPATLLDIYYYYFTSYKEAFKNCPDEDKSLEIPGLPFFVGTREIPSFLLSSNGLMDWLIQTIKEHIELINSESNEIVLVNTFDALEFEALRAIKNVNMVGIGPLIPSAFLDGNPSDTSYGGDLRQCSKDYMEWLNSKPNASVVYVAFGSYTELPKQMMEEIAQGLLQSERPFLWVVNGENTMENLSCKEELEKQGKIVSWCSQVEVLQHPSLGCFLTHCGWNSTLESLVSGIPVVACPLWTDQGCNSKLIQDVWKTGVRVNVNEDGFVEGAEFKRCIEIVMADGKEGEELRKNAKKWRDSAKDTIQEDGSSNVNLKAYVDEVLNSHA from the exons ATGGCAAAACTGAAAGATAATTGTCATGTTCTTCTTGTAACTTTCCCATCCCAAGGCCAAATTAATCCATCTCTTCAATTTGCCAAGCGTTTAATCAAGCTTGGAGTAAATGTCACCTTCTCCACAAGTCTATCAGCACTAAACTGCATATCTAATAATCTTCCCTCTGTCGAAGGCTTAACTTTGGCTCCATTTTCTGATGGCTATGACAATGGCTACCCCAACGTTGGCAAATCCCTCGATGAGTATCGAGAGTTCTATGCTTCCTTCATTGCTCTTGGGTCCGAGTTTGTGTCCGAAATCTTTACTGACAG GGCGAAGGAGGGGCGCCCATTTTCGCGTATTATCTACACGGCCGTGCTCTCTTGGGTTGGCATAGTGGCAAGAAGGCTTAATGCCCCAGCCACACTTCTATGGATTCAACCAGCCACACTTTTAGACATCTACTACTATTACTTCACTAGTTACAAAGAAGCATTCAAGAATTGTCCTGATGAGGACAAATCACTTGAGATTCCTGGGCTTCCATTCTTTGTAGGTACTCGTGAGATTCCATCATTTTTGCTTTCGAGTAATGGACTTATGGATTGGCTAATTCAAACAATAAAAGAGCATATTGAGTTAATAAATAGTGAAAGTAATGAAATAGTACTTGTGAACACTTTTGATGCTTTGGAATTTGAGGCATTGAGGGCTATAAAGAATGTGAATATGGTAGGGATTGGCCCTTTGATTCCTTCAGCTTTTCTTGATGGAAATCCTTCTGATACTTCTTATGGAGGCGATTTGCGACAATGTTCAAAAGATTACATGGAGTGGTTGAATTCAAAGCCTAATGCATCTGTAGTTTATGTAGCATTTGGTAGTTATACTGAATTACCAAAACAAATGATGGAAGAGATTGCTCAAGGATTGTTACAAAGTGAGAGGCCATTTTTGTGGGTAGTTAATGGAGAAAATACAATGGAAAATTTAAGTTGCAAAGAGGAACTTGAAAAACAAGGGAAAATAGTGTCTTGGTGTTCTCAAGTGGAGGTTTTACAACACCCTTCTTTGGGTTGTTTCTTGACTCATTGTGGATGGAATTCGACTCTGGAGAGCTTAGTTTCTGGGATTCCTGTCGTGGCGTGTCCACTTTGGACCGATCAAGGTTGTAATTCTAAGCTTATTCAAGATGTTTGGAAGACTGGTGTGAGAGTGAATGTAAATGAAGACGGCTTTGTTGAAGGGGCCGAGTTCAAGAGGTGCATAGAAATTGTGATGGCGGATGGAAAGGAAGGAGAGGAATTGAGGAAAAATGCTAAGAAATGGAGGGACTCAGCTAAAGATACTATTCAGGAAGATGGTTCATCTAATGTGAATCTCAAGGCTTATGTTGATGAGGTTCTTAATAGCCATGCATAA